From the genome of Synergistetes bacterium HGW-Synergistetes-1, one region includes:
- a CDS encoding pyrrolo-quinoline quinone, whose amino-acid sequence MLFLTLAIQIPAFAQDWPMFRANSQRTGNVDNNTAKVDFTGRKDWTVKIPDAVRSSPAIFKSSIIFGSNNGNVYSMDLYSGKINWTFLTGNWVVSSPAIIDGKVFVGSYDSRMYCLDAETGKMIWKFTTHNSIHSSPAVADGMVYFGSNDGFVYAVDIKTGWQKWRYKTERAVQGSPVVSGGVVYVGNNEGKLFAIDATSGALKWRAVVGGPIVSAPAVKDGHLYFTSQDGKIYCARIKHQAVIWNYDSKAQIETSPLVEDGNVLFGNIKGWVTSLNAMTGSLVWKYKANESVYSSPAAFSGKIFFGTNSNVLVCLDGKTGNVVWRAPFDADVLTAPAIAEDRIVITGADGKVCTLR is encoded by the coding sequence ATGCTATTTCTTACACTTGCAATACAGATCCCTGCTTTTGCGCAGGATTGGCCGATGTTTCGTGCTAACAGCCAAAGGACCGGAAATGTCGATAATAATACAGCCAAGGTCGATTTTACAGGCAGAAAAGATTGGACTGTAAAGATCCCTGACGCGGTGAGATCTTCTCCTGCAATATTTAAGAGCTCAATAATTTTTGGCTCCAACAACGGTAACGTTTACTCCATGGATCTCTATTCAGGGAAAATAAACTGGACCTTCCTCACAGGCAACTGGGTGGTATCTTCGCCTGCGATCATTGACGGCAAAGTTTTCGTTGGAAGCTACGACAGCCGGATGTACTGTCTGGACGCCGAAACAGGAAAAATGATATGGAAGTTCACCACTCACAACAGTATCCATTCTTCACCTGCAGTTGCAGACGGTATGGTCTATTTCGGATCTAACGACGGATTTGTCTACGCCGTCGATATAAAAACAGGGTGGCAGAAATGGAGGTACAAGACTGAGCGTGCAGTTCAGGGTTCTCCTGTGGTCTCAGGCGGAGTGGTATACGTAGGGAATAACGAAGGCAAGCTTTTCGCTATTGACGCAACATCAGGAGCACTCAAATGGCGTGCTGTTGTTGGCGGACCTATCGTTTCAGCACCGGCTGTTAAAGATGGGCATCTCTACTTCACAAGCCAGGACGGCAAGATATACTGCGCAAGGATCAAACACCAGGCTGTAATATGGAACTATGACTCAAAAGCGCAGATAGAAACATCCCCTCTTGTGGAGGATGGAAATGTCTTATTCGGGAACATCAAGGGATGGGTGACCTCCCTTAACGCCATGACCGGATCTTTGGTGTGGAAATACAAGGCGAATGAATCGGTATATTCTTCACCTGCAGCATTCTCAGGAAAAATATTTTTCGGGACCAACAGCAATGTGCTCGTATGCCTTGACGGAAAAACCGGAAACGTTGTGTGGAGAGCTCCATTTGACGCTGATGTCCTTACAGCCCCTGCCATTGCAGAAGACCGGATCGTAATTACTGGGGCTGATGGGAAGGTTTGCACCCTTAGATAG
- a CDS encoding peptidase M20 — protein sequence MYSEEKVFKKMVERRRDFHRYPETGWAEFRTTSKIAETLTDVGMNIQFAGEFVEMEHVLGRNADIEAQIGRAVSQGASPEIIEKMKGLTGLTAEIDTGRPGPVTAIRFDIDCVDTTETEGSTHLPRQLGFNSVNPNCMHACAHDGHTAVGMTLAEELFSEKSSLKGKVRFIFQPAEEGARGGYAFVKSGAVDDVDYFLTLHLGLGNPTGTIFGGTDGFLYSTKIDADYKGVGAHAGAEPQKGKNALLAAASAALSIHGIAPSPDGLTRTNVGVLNAGDGRNVVPPKAHMKIETRGATEDAAVYIYRAVMRILHGAAEMYDVKLTTQKCGEAISASSDRDLAKIVMKVAASVCGVNSTDLIQPMAGSDDACWMMKKVQDNGGKATYIGIGADTKAGHHNDHFDFDENAMGIAFGVLYRTVFMLNGK from the coding sequence ATGTACTCTGAAGAAAAAGTATTTAAAAAAATGGTGGAAAGACGACGTGATTTCCATAGGTATCCTGAGACTGGCTGGGCCGAGTTCAGGACAACATCGAAAATAGCAGAGACACTGACAGATGTCGGAATGAACATCCAGTTTGCCGGAGAATTTGTTGAAATGGAGCACGTCCTAGGCCGCAACGCTGACATTGAAGCTCAGATAGGAAGAGCTGTAAGCCAGGGTGCATCTCCGGAGATAATAGAAAAGATGAAGGGGCTGACAGGCCTGACAGCAGAAATAGACACGGGCAGACCGGGACCGGTAACTGCAATAAGGTTTGACATTGACTGCGTGGATACAACTGAAACAGAAGGATCTACACACCTGCCGAGGCAGCTTGGCTTCAATTCAGTTAACCCCAACTGCATGCACGCCTGTGCCCACGACGGCCACACAGCTGTAGGAATGACCCTTGCAGAAGAGCTCTTTTCTGAGAAGTCTTCGCTGAAAGGCAAAGTTCGCTTCATATTCCAGCCTGCGGAGGAAGGGGCCAGGGGCGGATATGCTTTTGTAAAGTCCGGAGCAGTTGATGACGTAGACTACTTCCTTACCCTCCATCTGGGACTGGGCAATCCAACGGGAACAATTTTTGGAGGAACAGACGGTTTTCTCTATTCTACAAAAATTGACGCGGACTATAAGGGCGTGGGTGCACATGCAGGTGCGGAACCGCAAAAAGGCAAAAACGCCCTTCTGGCAGCCGCCTCGGCAGCACTCAGCATCCATGGTATTGCTCCCTCTCCGGACGGTCTGACTCGTACGAATGTCGGGGTGCTTAATGCCGGAGACGGAAGAAACGTTGTCCCCCCGAAAGCACATATGAAAATAGAGACAAGGGGCGCCACAGAAGATGCGGCAGTATACATTTACCGGGCAGTTATGAGAATACTCCACGGTGCGGCGGAGATGTACGATGTCAAACTCACAACGCAGAAATGCGGTGAAGCGATAAGTGCCAGCAGTGACAGGGACCTTGCAAAAATCGTAATGAAGGTTGCAGCCTCTGTCTGCGGAGTAAACAGCACTGACCTGATACAGCCAATGGCAGGAAGCGATGACGCCTGCTGGATGATGAAAAAAGTCCAGGACAACGGCGGAAAGGCCACCTACATAGGCATAGGCGCTGATACAAAAGCCGGGCACCATAATGATCATTTTGATTTTGACGAGAATGCGATGGGTATTGCATTTGGCGTGTTGTATAGAACTGTTTTTATGCTAAACGGCAAATAG
- the lysA gene encoding diaminopimelate decarboxylase has translation MFVKFDTAQELLKKYGSPLYVYSESILRQRCRDLLEAFRGRIKPSFSAKSNTNLSLLKIIREEGLGADAMSPGEIFVLQNAGFAPEEIFYIGNNVSCEEMSYCIERGILVSVDSLSQLEQFGQIDPGGSVAVRFNPGMGAGHCEKVITAGHKTKFGIQSEFYPEVKKIVEKYDLKLIGINQHIGSLFLDADPYVDAAKSLLDMIAENFPGLEFIDFGGGFGVPYKPGEKRLDLSELSEKLFETIDLFLDKYDNQNVHFKCEPGRYISAECGLLLGTVHAVKKNYGKYYVGTDIGFNVMMRHVLYDSYHEIEVLSDKKAVNDINNATIVGNICESGDILAMDRNIGPVSECDIIAVKNAGAYGYSMASNYNCRLRPAEVLMAEDGSVRLIRKADTMESLMNNF, from the coding sequence TTGTTTGTGAAATTTGATACAGCACAGGAACTGCTGAAAAAATACGGAAGCCCTCTATACGTTTACAGCGAGAGCATCCTGAGACAAAGGTGCCGTGACCTGCTTGAGGCTTTTCGCGGAAGGATTAAGCCGAGTTTTTCTGCGAAGTCCAACACGAACCTCTCTTTATTGAAGATCATTCGCGAAGAGGGGCTGGGTGCTGACGCAATGTCACCTGGAGAGATCTTTGTGTTGCAGAACGCAGGCTTTGCTCCGGAAGAGATATTTTATATAGGCAACAATGTTTCATGTGAGGAAATGAGTTACTGCATCGAGAGAGGGATACTTGTAAGCGTTGATTCACTATCCCAGCTTGAGCAGTTCGGCCAGATCGATCCGGGAGGAAGTGTTGCTGTCAGGTTCAACCCCGGTATGGGGGCAGGACACTGTGAAAAAGTCATAACAGCAGGGCATAAGACTAAGTTTGGTATCCAGTCTGAATTTTACCCGGAAGTAAAAAAAATAGTTGAAAAATATGACCTTAAGCTTATCGGGATAAACCAGCACATAGGATCCCTGTTCCTGGATGCTGATCCTTATGTCGACGCAGCAAAATCACTTCTTGATATGATAGCCGAAAATTTTCCAGGGCTGGAATTCATAGATTTCGGGGGAGGTTTCGGAGTACCCTACAAGCCCGGAGAAAAAAGACTTGATCTCAGCGAACTATCGGAGAAACTATTTGAGACGATCGATCTCTTCCTTGATAAATACGACAACCAAAATGTCCATTTTAAATGCGAACCAGGCAGGTATATATCAGCTGAATGCGGACTTCTTCTTGGGACCGTACATGCCGTAAAAAAGAACTACGGTAAATATTACGTCGGCACTGACATTGGTTTCAATGTAATGATGAGACATGTGCTCTATGATTCATATCATGAAATTGAAGTTCTCTCAGACAAAAAAGCGGTCAACGACATAAACAATGCAACTATTGTCGGAAATATATGTGAAAGCGGAGACATACTGGCTATGGATAGAAATATTGGACCTGTTTCAGAGTGCGACATAATTGCCGTAAAGAATGCCGGGGCTTATGGTTATTCGATGGCTTCAAACTATAACTGCAGGCTTCGTCCTGCAGAAGTCCTTATGGCCGAGGACGGATCCGTCAGGCTTATTAGGAAGGCGGATACAATGGAAAGCCTGATGAATAATTTCTAG
- a CDS encoding NAD-dependent malic enzyme, protein MHKKLKGKLNIECRTPIDTMEDLALVYTPGVAEPCRKIENDPDALWDLTIKNNLVAVITDGTAVLGLGDIGPAASMPVMEGKSCLFKRFAGIDSIPLAVSTKDVDDFVETVSRIAVSFGGINLEDISAPRCFEIERKLQEKLDIPVFHDDQHGTAVIALAAYKNALKLTGRTIEGARLVINGAGAAGSSIARYFLSAGAADVIVCDIHGALCSGYTEGMTGAQEELAAITNPTGAKGPLAEVIEGADAFLGVSRPGLLTQDMVRRMAKDPVIFAMANPTPEIFPEEALAAGAAVIATGRSDFPNQVNNCLGFPGIFRGALDVRARRINEEMKLAASLALAELVSDEELSKNYIIPSALDPRVVPAVAKAVANAALRTGVARINLNGSDTFVCEI, encoded by the coding sequence ATGCATAAAAAACTTAAAGGAAAACTGAACATTGAATGCCGTACCCCGATCGATACCATGGAAGACCTCGCACTGGTCTACACGCCGGGAGTTGCAGAGCCATGCAGGAAGATAGAAAACGACCCTGATGCCCTCTGGGACCTGACAATTAAAAATAACCTGGTAGCCGTGATAACAGACGGCACAGCGGTGCTTGGGCTGGGAGATATTGGTCCCGCGGCTTCAATGCCTGTAATGGAAGGTAAAAGCTGTCTTTTTAAAAGGTTTGCAGGGATCGACTCAATACCGCTAGCCGTGAGTACGAAAGATGTAGATGATTTCGTAGAAACGGTCTCAAGGATAGCCGTTTCGTTCGGTGGTATAAACCTGGAGGATATCTCCGCCCCCAGATGTTTTGAAATAGAAAGGAAGCTCCAGGAAAAGCTTGATATCCCTGTATTTCATGACGACCAGCACGGAACAGCTGTAATTGCTCTGGCTGCTTATAAAAACGCTCTCAAGCTTACGGGTCGTACCATAGAGGGAGCCAGGCTCGTCATAAACGGAGCCGGAGCAGCAGGAAGCTCAATTGCAAGGTATTTCCTATCCGCCGGAGCAGCGGATGTAATTGTGTGCGATATACATGGGGCTCTTTGCTCAGGCTATACCGAAGGCATGACCGGGGCGCAGGAGGAACTTGCCGCCATTACAAATCCAACAGGCGCAAAGGGCCCGCTGGCTGAAGTCATAGAGGGCGCAGACGCATTTCTCGGAGTTTCAAGACCGGGGCTGCTGACACAGGATATGGTCAGAAGAATGGCAAAGGATCCCGTGATATTTGCTATGGCAAATCCCACACCTGAGATATTCCCTGAAGAGGCGCTGGCAGCAGGAGCAGCTGTAATTGCTACCGGAAGGAGTGACTTCCCGAACCAGGTCAACAACTGCCTGGGGTTCCCGGGTATATTCAGAGGAGCGTTGGATGTGAGGGCGAGAAGGATCAACGAAGAAATGAAACTTGCAGCTTCACTGGCTCTGGCAGAACTTGTAAGCGATGAAGAACTGTCAAAAAATTACATAATCCCATCTGCTCTCGATCCAAGGGTAGTGCCGGCTGTTGCAAAAGCTGTTGCAAATGCCGCCCTGAGAACAGGAGTTGCCAGAATAAACTTAAACGGGAGTGATACGTTTGTTTGTGAAATTTGA
- a CDS encoding formylmethanofuran dehydrogenase has translation MLEKAAHFHGHTCGGLLIGVSAAHYAMELLGTEGSSKDEEIVCVAENDSCSVDAIQSILGCSAGKGNLIFRMRGKQAFSFFNRQTGKSFRLVLKDLDFSTPEEKMNFMLNAGGEDIFDVKEVSFDLPLKAKIYKSKRCALCGELTAEPWLRVQCGKEVCIDCFQNNDPLIR, from the coding sequence ATGCTTGAAAAGGCGGCCCATTTTCATGGACACACATGCGGAGGACTGCTGATAGGTGTATCAGCCGCTCACTATGCGATGGAACTTCTGGGAACAGAAGGATCGTCAAAGGATGAGGAGATCGTATGTGTCGCTGAAAATGATTCATGCAGCGTGGACGCGATACAGTCCATCCTTGGGTGCAGCGCAGGCAAGGGCAATCTTATTTTCCGAATGAGAGGCAAGCAGGCCTTTTCCTTCTTCAACAGACAGACGGGAAAAAGTTTTCGTCTCGTACTTAAGGATCTGGATTTCAGCACTCCGGAGGAAAAGATGAACTTCATGCTGAATGCCGGAGGGGAAGATATTTTTGATGTCAAAGAGGTTTCGTTTGACCTCCCGTTAAAAGCCAAAATATACAAATCCAAAAGATGCGCCCTTTGCGGTGAGCTTACTGCGGAACCGTGGCTCAGGGTCCAATGCGGCAAAGAGGTCTGTATTGACTGCTTCCAAAATAATGATCCGCTTATAAGGTAA
- a CDS encoding aspartate-semialdehyde dehydrogenase has product MDRMRSVAVLGATGLVGREMIKTLEQRDYPVSKIRPLASPRSAGSKIVFRGEEITVEAVSEESFKNIDIALFSAGGSTSIKWAPVAVDSGAVVIDNSSAWRMDPDVPLVVPEINPGDAAGHKGIIANPNCSTIQAVVALWPLHKEAGLRYVNISTYQSVAGTGIKAVETLKNEAEALLAGKEMPGGGVYPHQIAFNLLPHIGAFDDEGISEEEWKMVNESRKIMHLPELMVSGITVRVPIFRCHGESVTAQFEKELAPKKAKEILRNAAGVVVLDDPKNAVYPMPITGAGKDAVYVGRIRKDTGLKNAISMWVVSDNLRKGAALNAVQIAELL; this is encoded by the coding sequence ATGGACAGGATGAGATCTGTAGCTGTCCTGGGGGCAACCGGGCTTGTAGGCAGAGAGATGATCAAGACTCTCGAACAAAGGGATTATCCTGTCTCAAAAATCAGGCCTCTCGCATCACCACGGTCTGCAGGAAGCAAGATCGTCTTCAGGGGAGAAGAAATAACTGTCGAAGCAGTATCTGAAGAGTCTTTCAAAAATATTGACATCGCTCTCTTCTCTGCGGGAGGATCGACCTCCATAAAATGGGCCCCCGTTGCTGTTGACTCAGGCGCAGTGGTCATCGACAACAGCTCTGCATGGAGGATGGACCCCGATGTCCCGCTGGTAGTTCCCGAAATAAATCCAGGGGATGCCGCCGGACACAAAGGTATAATAGCAAACCCGAACTGTTCGACCATCCAGGCAGTAGTCGCGCTATGGCCCCTTCATAAAGAAGCTGGACTCAGGTATGTAAACATAAGCACATACCAGTCTGTTGCAGGAACAGGAATAAAAGCAGTCGAGACGCTTAAAAATGAAGCAGAGGCTCTTCTCGCAGGAAAAGAGATGCCGGGTGGGGGCGTCTATCCTCACCAGATAGCATTTAACCTTCTCCCTCACATAGGCGCCTTTGATGATGAAGGCATATCTGAAGAGGAATGGAAGATGGTAAATGAATCGCGCAAGATAATGCATCTTCCGGAACTCATGGTGAGCGGCATCACAGTGCGGGTACCGATATTTCGTTGCCACGGAGAGAGCGTGACTGCCCAGTTCGAAAAGGAACTTGCACCGAAAAAGGCAAAGGAGATCCTTCGTAACGCTGCTGGCGTAGTCGTTTTGGACGATCCTAAAAATGCGGTCTATCCGATGCCGATAACAGGAGCGGGTAAAGACGCGGTCTATGTGGGCAGAATAAGGAAAGACACGGGGTTGAAAAATGCGATCTCAATGTGGGTCGTATCTGACAATCTTCGCAAAGGCGCTGCTCTTAATGCAGTACAGATAGCAGAGCTTCTCTAA
- a CDS encoding aspartate kinase has product MDHAGLPLTVLKFGGSSVAGPERMRHVAQIVKKVRDSGYRVAVVVSAMGNMTDDLLALAKDVANTSNGREMDQLLATGEQQSVALLALAIQKFGIPAQSFTALQAGIKAKGFPMEGRIYSIEPKNVEKALNEGIVAVITGFQAITDSGDVITLGRGGSDLSAVALAGALGAESCQLLKDVKGIMSGDPRVVNKPKKIERIGFEECMEMAVQGANVLQARSVEMAARYEIPLYVGSSFTEEEGTWVMSNPVTEGLVIKAVVHDSQVAKVVLLGVPDIPGVAARLFSSLAENGVGAEMIIQNNMRGGVNDIGFLVKKANLETAIQVSRQICREIEAQGVSFDTEIARVTIVGAGIANHPEIPSKMFTVLAEEGINIEMIASTALALTCIVGSNRAEDAVKALHEHFIEEASF; this is encoded by the coding sequence ATGGACCATGCAGGCCTTCCTCTTACAGTCTTAAAATTTGGGGGTTCTTCTGTTGCAGGCCCCGAAAGGATGAGACATGTCGCCCAGATCGTAAAGAAAGTCCGTGACAGCGGATATAGGGTAGCAGTAGTGGTTTCAGCCATGGGCAACATGACAGATGATCTTCTGGCTCTTGCCAAAGATGTTGCGAACACCAGCAACGGGCGTGAGATGGATCAGCTGCTTGCAACAGGTGAGCAGCAAAGTGTTGCGCTCCTGGCTTTAGCAATACAGAAATTCGGTATTCCGGCACAGTCTTTTACAGCCCTGCAGGCCGGGATAAAAGCCAAGGGGTTTCCCATGGAAGGCAGGATATACAGCATAGAGCCGAAAAACGTTGAAAAAGCTTTGAATGAAGGGATCGTTGCAGTGATAACAGGATTTCAGGCCATTACAGATTCCGGTGATGTTATAACTCTGGGGAGGGGCGGTTCAGACCTTTCTGCAGTTGCGCTGGCAGGCGCACTGGGTGCGGAATCCTGTCAGCTGCTCAAAGATGTTAAGGGCATAATGTCAGGGGACCCACGTGTGGTGAATAAGCCCAAAAAGATAGAACGGATAGGTTTTGAAGAGTGTATGGAGATGGCAGTCCAGGGAGCGAATGTTCTTCAGGCCCGCAGTGTCGAAATGGCGGCTCGCTATGAAATCCCGCTTTATGTTGGTTCCAGCTTTACAGAAGAGGAGGGCACTTGGGTGATGAGTAATCCGGTTACAGAAGGTCTTGTAATAAAAGCAGTGGTACACGATTCACAGGTCGCGAAAGTTGTTTTGCTGGGAGTTCCTGATATTCCCGGCGTCGCTGCACGACTTTTCAGCAGCCTGGCGGAAAATGGCGTCGGCGCTGAAATGATAATCCAGAACAACATGAGAGGCGGAGTAAACGATATAGGTTTTCTCGTCAAAAAAGCAAATTTAGAGACAGCCATCCAGGTTTCACGCCAAATATGCAGGGAGATAGAAGCTCAGGGAGTCTCTTTTGATACAGAAATTGCAAGAGTAACGATAGTAGGTGCCGGTATTGCAAACCACCCCGAAATACCCTCAAAGATGTTCACTGTGCTGGCAGAAGAGGGGATAAATATTGAAATGATAGCTTCAACTGCACTTGCTCTTACCTGCATAGTCGGTTCAAACAGGGCGGAAGATGCCGTGAAGGCGCTCCATGAACATTTTATTGAGGAGGCTTCTTTTTAA
- a CDS encoding homoserine kinase → MNPLITLRVPATSANLGSGFDTIGMAVSLYNIFKVIELLPEKQYNIEAHGEGAKELSDPAANLVVRAYEVACERWGVKGPGFSLWCHNIIPLCRGLGSSAGAVVAGVLIAKYLTGHEAGEADLLQLMTRIEGHPDNVAPCFLGGMVVSCWDGENLRYVSLPALPPEVLCVVAVPDERVKTSDARKALPKQVPFEDAVFNLGRAALLTAAWATGKWDYLKWGMDDRLHQQYRSKLFSGGEVIFSRVRELPECLSVAISGSGPSVIALVNGPTQRVAETMCKTFTEHGVRSQFFVLDSSAQGPQVTVDMGLKDAIERVWGNN, encoded by the coding sequence TTGAATCCTCTGATAACACTGAGAGTACCGGCTACCAGCGCCAATCTGGGATCCGGTTTTGACACTATAGGCATGGCGGTTTCCCTTTACAACATATTCAAGGTAATTGAGCTGTTGCCGGAAAAGCAATACAACATAGAAGCGCATGGAGAGGGAGCTAAAGAACTTTCAGATCCGGCCGCGAATCTTGTTGTCAGGGCTTACGAAGTGGCCTGTGAAAGATGGGGAGTCAAAGGCCCGGGATTTTCACTCTGGTGTCATAATATCATCCCCCTCTGCCGCGGACTTGGCAGTTCTGCCGGAGCTGTAGTTGCAGGTGTTCTGATAGCAAAATACCTGACAGGCCATGAAGCAGGAGAAGCTGATCTACTCCAGCTGATGACACGGATCGAAGGCCACCCTGACAATGTGGCCCCCTGTTTCCTGGGAGGAATGGTAGTCAGCTGCTGGGATGGAGAAAACCTGAGGTATGTAAGCCTCCCGGCTCTTCCTCCTGAGGTGCTCTGCGTTGTCGCAGTTCCGGATGAAAGAGTAAAAACGTCTGATGCAAGAAAAGCCCTTCCCAAACAGGTCCCGTTTGAAGACGCAGTATTCAATCTGGGAAGAGCTGCTCTGCTTACTGCCGCATGGGCAACAGGCAAATGGGATTACCTTAAATGGGGTATGGATGACAGGCTGCACCAGCAGTACAGAAGCAAGCTCTTCAGCGGCGGGGAAGTCATTTTTTCCAGGGTGCGAGAACTCCCTGAATGCCTGAGCGTTGCAATAAGCGGCTCAGGGCCTTCAGTAATTGCTCTTGTCAACGGACCGACTCAGAGGGTTGCCGAAACAATGTGCAAGACGTTCACGGAACATGGTGTCAGATCGCAGTTCTTTGTCCTTGACAGCAGTGCTCAGGGACCCCAGGTCACTGTTGACATGGGGCTGAAAGATGCTATTGAAAGGGTATGGGGGAATAATTAA
- a CDS encoding threonine synthase has translation MGVIQRYASLLPVTDKTPLITLGEGNTPLVHLEGISRELEIDLWGKLEGCNPSGSFKDRGMVMAVAKALESGAKALVCASTGNTSASAAAYAAAAQIPCYVLLPAGKVALGKLAQALMYGAEVIAVKGNFDRALEMAREAADEKGYAIVNSVNPYRLWGQRSGAWEVCEDLGAAPDWHAIPVGNAGNISAYWAGYRQYEEIGKIKALPKMMGFQAAGAAPLVTGEPCPEPETIATAIRIGNPVSAHLAKDAVKESNGEFNSVTDEEILSAQYFLSSKGGIFAEPASCAPLAGLVKLKKLGRLPKGIRVVMVLTGNGLKDPDTAMSQVGRPIEIGDTLAELLEVMKG, from the coding sequence ATGGGAGTTATCCAAAGATACGCAAGCCTTCTTCCCGTAACGGACAAAACGCCGCTTATAACATTAGGAGAAGGAAACACACCATTAGTACACCTTGAAGGTATAAGCAGAGAACTGGAGATCGATCTCTGGGGAAAGCTTGAAGGCTGCAACCCGTCAGGTTCATTCAAAGACAGGGGAATGGTAATGGCGGTAGCCAAAGCACTCGAATCCGGTGCGAAAGCCCTTGTCTGTGCTTCTACCGGCAATACTTCAGCTTCTGCCGCAGCATACGCTGCAGCAGCACAGATCCCCTGTTATGTACTGCTGCCGGCAGGCAAAGTTGCCCTTGGAAAGCTGGCACAGGCGTTGATGTACGGAGCCGAAGTTATAGCAGTAAAGGGAAATTTCGACAGGGCGCTTGAAATGGCAAGGGAGGCTGCCGATGAAAAAGGCTACGCCATCGTCAACTCAGTAAACCCCTATCGTCTATGGGGTCAGAGGAGCGGCGCCTGGGAGGTCTGTGAGGATCTCGGAGCAGCTCCGGACTGGCATGCCATACCTGTAGGCAACGCCGGCAATATCAGTGCCTATTGGGCAGGTTACAGGCAGTACGAGGAGATCGGAAAAATCAAGGCACTGCCTAAAATGATGGGTTTTCAGGCAGCGGGAGCTGCACCTCTTGTAACAGGGGAGCCATGTCCTGAGCCTGAGACGATCGCCACTGCTATACGTATTGGAAACCCCGTAAGCGCGCATCTGGCTAAAGATGCAGTAAAGGAATCAAACGGGGAATTCAACTCTGTTACAGATGAAGAGATCCTTTCTGCCCAGTATTTCCTTTCATCAAAAGGCGGAATATTTGCAGAACCCGCATCATGCGCCCCACTGGCAGGGTTGGTAAAACTCAAGAAACTCGGACGGCTCCCAAAGGGCATCAGAGTAGTAATGGTGCTTACAGGCAATGGCCTCAAAGATCCGGATACAGCCATGTCGCAGGTTGGGAGGCCAATAGAGATAGGTGACACGCTTGCAGAACTTCTGGAGGTGATGAAAGGTTGA